The following proteins are co-located in the Dyadobacter chenwenxiniae genome:
- a CDS encoding RNA polymerase sigma factor, translating into MKFFLSKKFSNLASLVKACQKQDPSAQTAFYERYKGRLTGVCQRYARTRMEAEDIFQEAFIKIFNNIQDLKDPDSVDSWVKVTVVRTAINYYHRTTKQQDLNGSIDKMDIQLESDDYGKIIDQLNVKDLLAIINELPDKYRTIINLHLIDGYTHAEIGELLSIPDATSRSQFMRGRNLLLKKLELKGIVHHENF; encoded by the coding sequence ATGAAGTTTTTTCTCTCAAAAAAATTCAGTAATCTGGCCTCCCTGGTGAAAGCTTGCCAAAAGCAAGATCCAAGTGCGCAGACTGCATTTTATGAGCGGTACAAAGGGCGGTTAACGGGTGTTTGTCAGCGTTATGCAAGAACAAGAATGGAGGCGGAAGACATTTTCCAGGAGGCATTTATCAAAATTTTCAACAATATCCAGGATCTGAAAGACCCGGATTCAGTGGATAGTTGGGTCAAGGTGACGGTTGTGAGGACAGCGATCAATTACTATCACAGGACCACAAAACAACAGGACCTTAATGGTTCGATTGACAAAATGGATATTCAGCTCGAATCGGACGATTATGGAAAGATCATTGATCAGTTGAATGTGAAAGATTTGTTGGCGATCATCAACGAGCTGCCAGACAAATACAGGACGATCATCAACCTGCACCTGATTGACGGCTATACACATGCTGAAATTGGTGAATTGCTCTCCATCCCGGATGCGACTTCCCGCTCGCAGTTTATGAGGGGACGTAATTTGCTTTTAAAAAAATTGGAACTTAAAGGGATCGTGCATCATGAAAACTTCTGA
- a CDS encoding error-prone DNA polymerase, whose product MSYTELQVTTNFSFLRGGSHPEELVGQALIFGYKKIAITDRNTLAGIVRAHAAAKGKDIRIIPACRLDLLDGPGLLAYPTTQQAYSQLSSLLTEGNLRAEKGECHLYKADVFRYAGEIKFIVVPPAALNAHFDFEPEFKRALQEYRKAFGKDIYIAAARSYQGDDTKKLYRIAQIASQMDIPMVATNDVYYHNPVRRELQDVLTCIREKCTINNAGFRLYQNGERFLKPIDEMQRLFRQYPNAIERTQEIADACRFSLNELKYVYPEEITSSGNSAMIELQILTWKGAMERFGACIPQKVEDAIHYEMQFVEEMDYAPYFLTVYDIVRFARERKILCQGRGSAANSTVCYCLGITSVDPTEIDLLFERFISSARNEPPDIDVDFEHERREEVIQYIYQKYGRDRAGIVATVTQMHQRGAIRDVAKAMGMSLDAINRLANSIWEFTDEWFDGKRVAEQGFNPNDPHLIKILDLTRQYIGFPRQLGQHTGGFVITQGKLSDLCPIMNARMVDRTCIEWNKDDIDTLGFLKIDVLALGMLTCIRKAFDLAKKHYDQDYTLANIPQNREDVYDMICAADTIGVFQIESRAQQSMLPRLKPRCFYDLVIEVAIVRPGPIQGDMVHPYLRRRNREEEISYPSKELEAILGKTLGVPLFQEQAMKIAIVAAGFTPAEADELRRSMATFKVRGMVTKFEEKLVAGMTARGYTKDFAQRVFRQLEGFGSYGFPESHAASFALLVYVSCYIKCVYPDVFATALLNSMPMGFYQPAQIVIDARKHNVEVRPIDINHSEWDNILEEKTGKYCPIRLGFRQIKGMREDDIQALLAGRTKPFTHLHTLRDAGVSQAALEKLADADAFRSIGLDRRQALWEVSAMSDRPMGLFAGQISESALEAPVELPHMTASEHVVQDYTSTSLSLKAHPVSFVREKLDLLNVFSTKKLDLIGNTRMVKVAGLVLVRQRPGTAGGVCFITIEDETGFANLVVFQKLFEQYRKEILYARLLMVEGKLQREGEVTHVIVQKCYDLSVLLKKLTAAEDENPDILTLSRADEKDEYATMAVNKKTQVRRDVQTEIFPNGRNFR is encoded by the coding sequence ATGAGCTACACCGAATTGCAGGTAACGACCAATTTTAGCTTCCTCCGCGGCGGATCACACCCGGAGGAACTGGTGGGGCAGGCTTTGATTTTCGGATACAAAAAAATTGCCATCACAGACCGGAACACCCTCGCAGGCATCGTTCGTGCGCACGCTGCCGCAAAAGGAAAGGACATTCGCATTATTCCAGCTTGTCGGCTGGATCTGCTGGATGGGCCTGGCTTACTGGCTTACCCGACTACGCAACAGGCTTATTCCCAGCTTTCTTCCTTGTTAACCGAGGGCAATTTAAGAGCTGAAAAAGGAGAATGTCATTTGTACAAAGCCGATGTTTTTCGTTACGCGGGTGAAATAAAGTTCATTGTGGTTCCTCCCGCGGCCTTGAATGCGCATTTTGATTTCGAACCTGAATTTAAGCGGGCATTACAAGAATACAGAAAGGCTTTTGGAAAGGATATTTACATAGCTGCTGCGCGCTCTTACCAGGGCGATGATACGAAAAAACTGTATCGTATTGCTCAGATAGCCAGCCAGATGGACATTCCCATGGTCGCAACAAATGACGTGTATTATCATAATCCGGTTCGAAGGGAATTGCAGGATGTCCTTACGTGCATACGGGAGAAATGCACGATTAATAATGCAGGCTTTCGGCTATATCAGAATGGAGAGCGGTTTTTGAAACCCATTGACGAGATGCAGCGGCTTTTCAGGCAGTATCCCAATGCGATCGAGCGGACGCAGGAAATTGCGGATGCGTGCCGGTTTTCCCTGAATGAGCTAAAATATGTTTATCCTGAGGAAATTACAAGCTCTGGGAATTCTGCGATGATCGAGCTGCAAATACTGACCTGGAAAGGAGCTATGGAGCGTTTTGGCGCATGCATACCTCAGAAAGTTGAAGATGCGATCCATTACGAAATGCAGTTTGTGGAAGAAATGGATTATGCTCCCTACTTTCTGACGGTTTACGACATTGTACGTTTTGCAAGGGAGCGAAAAATCCTTTGCCAGGGCCGGGGTTCCGCGGCTAATTCGACCGTATGTTACTGTTTAGGCATTACTTCTGTTGACCCCACGGAAATAGACCTGCTTTTCGAGCGCTTTATTTCCTCTGCACGGAATGAGCCGCCGGATATTGATGTGGATTTTGAGCACGAACGACGGGAAGAAGTGATCCAGTATATTTATCAAAAATACGGCCGGGACAGGGCAGGAATTGTGGCTACGGTTACGCAAATGCATCAGCGCGGCGCTATCCGGGATGTGGCCAAGGCAATGGGCATGTCGCTGGATGCCATTAACCGGCTTGCTAACTCGATCTGGGAATTTACAGATGAGTGGTTCGATGGCAAACGGGTTGCCGAACAAGGCTTTAACCCCAATGATCCGCATTTGATCAAAATTCTGGACCTGACCAGGCAATATATTGGCTTTCCAAGACAGCTGGGCCAGCATACGGGTGGTTTTGTGATCACACAGGGAAAACTTTCGGACTTGTGCCCCATTATGAACGCTCGGATGGTGGACCGTACATGCATTGAATGGAATAAAGACGACATTGATACACTGGGTTTTCTGAAAATAGATGTGCTGGCTTTGGGCATGCTGACCTGCATCCGGAAAGCCTTTGATCTGGCCAAAAAACACTATGATCAGGATTATACGCTGGCTAATATTCCTCAAAACCGGGAAGATGTTTATGATATGATCTGCGCGGCGGATACAATCGGTGTTTTCCAGATTGAGAGCAGGGCGCAGCAATCCATGTTACCCCGGTTGAAGCCGCGTTGTTTTTATGACCTGGTCATTGAAGTCGCCATCGTTCGTCCCGGGCCGATTCAGGGGGATATGGTACATCCCTATTTGCGCAGGAGGAATCGCGAAGAAGAAATAAGTTACCCTTCCAAAGAGCTGGAAGCCATTTTAGGTAAAACATTGGGCGTGCCTTTGTTCCAGGAACAGGCCATGAAAATAGCGATTGTTGCCGCTGGATTTACTCCTGCCGAAGCCGACGAGTTGCGGCGCAGTATGGCTACTTTTAAAGTCAGGGGCATGGTAACCAAATTTGAGGAAAAGCTCGTAGCCGGTATGACGGCAAGAGGTTATACCAAGGATTTTGCACAGCGTGTTTTCAGGCAATTGGAAGGTTTCGGAAGCTATGGTTTTCCCGAGAGCCATGCCGCCAGCTTTGCATTGCTGGTTTATGTCTCCTGTTATATCAAATGCGTTTATCCGGATGTTTTTGCAACAGCACTGTTAAACAGCATGCCAATGGGTTTTTACCAACCTGCGCAAATTGTTATTGATGCCAGAAAGCATAATGTTGAAGTAAGGCCAATTGATATCAACCATTCGGAATGGGATAATATTTTGGAAGAAAAAACGGGGAAATACTGTCCGATCAGGCTGGGTTTCAGGCAAATTAAGGGTATGAGAGAGGATGATATACAGGCATTGCTCGCAGGCCGAACGAAACCATTTACCCATTTGCACACATTACGCGACGCCGGTGTTTCCCAGGCCGCACTGGAAAAACTGGCGGATGCCGATGCATTCAGGTCCATCGGTCTGGATCGCCGACAGGCGCTTTGGGAAGTTTCCGCAATGAGTGACCGGCCCATGGGTTTGTTTGCAGGGCAAATATCCGAAAGCGCATTAGAAGCCCCGGTGGAACTGCCGCATATGACTGCTTCTGAGCATGTGGTGCAGGATTATACTTCCACCTCTTTATCCTTAAAGGCGCATCCCGTAAGTTTTGTCAGGGAAAAGTTAGATCTACTGAATGTTTTCTCAACTAAAAAATTAGATCTGATAGGCAACACAAGAATGGTGAAAGTAGCCGGACTTGTGCTGGTCAGGCAGCGTCCCGGAACTGCGGGGGGCGTTTGTTTCATCACCATCGAAGATGAAACCGGTTTTGCAAACCTGGTCGTATTTCAGAAGCTTTTTGAACAATATCGAAAGGAGATTTTGTATGCCAGGTTATTAATGGTGGAAGGGAAGTTGCAGCGGGAAGGGGAGGTCACCCATGTAATAGTTCAGAAATGCTATGATCTTTCGGTATTATTGAAAAAATTAACGGCCGCGGAAGACGAAAATCCGGATATACTGACACTTTCCCGTGCAGACGAAAAAGATGAGTATGCTACAATGGCCGTTAACAAAAAGACACAGGTTCGCAGGGATGTACAAACTGAAATCTTCCCGAATGGCCGGAATTTCAGGTAA
- a CDS encoding Y-family DNA polymerase: MPQRFANIWFRHLITDWVVTERPELTGEPFVLAAPERGRMIVKAASPKAIESGIDMGMVVADARALYPALEVIDDQPDKAKELLIALAEWCIRYTPVVSIDLPDGLMLDITGCAHLWAGERAYLKDMIVRLRQKGYYVSAAISDTVGSAWAVAHYGHDKRIVQPNRISDALLPLSPAALRLEMAVVERMHKLGFYQIRNFINMPRSVLRRRFGQQLLDRVDQAFGHAIEVIEPIKPAVPYQERLPCMEPIVTATGIQIALRRLLETLCRRLVKEGKGLRTAVFKGFRVDGKIIQIDIVTNRGSFHVGHLFKLFELKISTMEPALGIELFLLEAPVTEDVNAVQEKLWNTNAGQDNVNLIELLDRVAGKAGIKTIHRYLPDEHYWPERSVKIAGSLLEKPETTWRIDRPRPITLLANPQLIDVSAPLPDYPPLLFRYKGVVHYVKRADGPERIEREWWLEQGMHRDYYCVEDPEGARFWIFRLGHYDKTGSKWFIHGFFA, from the coding sequence ATGCCACAGCGCTTTGCTAACATATGGTTCCGACATTTAATCACAGATTGGGTTGTGACTGAGCGTCCTGAGCTGACTGGTGAGCCATTTGTTTTGGCTGCTCCGGAGCGCGGAAGAATGATTGTTAAGGCGGCAAGTCCGAAAGCAATAGAAAGCGGGATTGACATGGGAATGGTTGTGGCGGATGCGAGAGCGCTTTACCCTGCACTGGAAGTGATAGATGATCAGCCCGATAAGGCTAAGGAGTTGCTGATAGCGTTGGCGGAATGGTGTATACGTTACACGCCCGTTGTTTCCATTGACCTACCCGATGGCCTGATGCTTGACATTACCGGTTGTGCACATCTCTGGGCTGGAGAGCGCGCATATTTAAAGGATATGATCGTCCGGCTCAGGCAAAAGGGATATTATGTAAGTGCTGCAATCTCTGATACGGTGGGCAGCGCCTGGGCAGTGGCGCATTACGGGCATGATAAGCGCATTGTTCAGCCCAACCGAATTTCAGATGCATTGTTGCCGCTGTCACCAGCAGCATTGCGCCTTGAAATGGCCGTGGTGGAGCGGATGCATAAATTAGGGTTTTACCAGATCCGAAACTTTATTAATATGCCTCGTTCCGTGCTGAGAAGGCGGTTTGGGCAGCAACTTCTGGATCGGGTGGACCAGGCCTTCGGACATGCGATTGAGGTGATTGAACCCATAAAACCAGCGGTGCCATACCAGGAACGGTTGCCTTGCATGGAGCCGATTGTGACAGCAACCGGCATTCAGATCGCTTTAAGGCGGCTTTTGGAAACGCTGTGCCGCCGTTTGGTAAAGGAAGGAAAAGGCCTACGAACTGCGGTTTTCAAAGGATTCCGGGTGGATGGAAAAATTATACAGATAGACATAGTTACCAACCGGGGATCATTCCACGTCGGCCATCTGTTTAAGCTGTTTGAGCTGAAAATCAGTACGATGGAGCCGGCATTGGGCATTGAGTTGTTCTTACTGGAAGCTCCTGTTACAGAAGACGTGAATGCGGTTCAGGAAAAGCTTTGGAATACCAACGCCGGCCAGGATAATGTGAACCTGATAGAATTGCTGGACAGAGTTGCAGGCAAAGCAGGAATAAAAACCATTCACCGCTATTTGCCGGATGAACATTACTGGCCCGAAAGGTCCGTTAAAATCGCCGGTTCGTTGCTCGAAAAGCCGGAAACGACCTGGCGCATTGACCGTCCGAGACCCATTACGTTATTGGCTAATCCACAGCTGATCGACGTTTCGGCTCCTTTGCCAGATTACCCGCCACTGCTTTTCAGGTATAAAGGAGTAGTGCATTATGTGAAGAGGGCAGATGGTCCGGAACGGATTGAAAGGGAATGGTGGCTGGAACAAGGCATGCACCGCGATTATTATTGTGTTGAAGATCCGGAAGGTGCGCGATTCTGGATTTTCCGCCTCGGGCATTATGATAAAACAGGTTCTAAATGGTTTATTCACGGTTTTTTTGCTTAA
- a CDS encoding alpha-ketoglutarate-dependent dioxygenase AlkB family protein has protein sequence MEQFKLFEDGEHLLLPEHLMEYRPGFFGKMESERYLKFFLETVSWQQTKVMMYDKEVLTPRLCAWFGDRPIRQDDVRPPIPWTDELRAIKMKVEEHTGIIFNGVLLNYYRDGSDSVAWHSDKDTITGLKTEIASVSLGQPRNFDFRNKDHHRQQYSLELGNGSLLLMKGDLQKFWEHRIAKSAKPMKARINLTFRKVA, from the coding sequence ATGGAGCAGTTTAAGTTATTTGAAGACGGGGAGCATTTGCTTCTCCCGGAACATCTGATGGAATATAGGCCGGGATTCTTTGGGAAAATGGAAAGTGAGCGGTATCTGAAATTTTTTCTTGAAACAGTCTCCTGGCAGCAGACCAAAGTTATGATGTATGATAAAGAAGTATTGACTCCCAGATTATGTGCCTGGTTTGGCGACCGCCCCATCCGGCAGGATGATGTAAGGCCCCCTATCCCATGGACGGATGAACTGCGTGCGATCAAAATGAAAGTCGAAGAACACACCGGGATCATTTTCAACGGAGTATTGCTAAATTATTATCGCGATGGCAGTGATTCGGTTGCCTGGCATAGCGACAAGGATACAATTACAGGCCTAAAAACGGAAATCGCATCCGTTAGTTTGGGGCAGCCGCGTAATTTTGATTTTAGAAATAAAGACCACCACAGACAGCAATATTCATTAGAATTAGGCAATGGTTCTTTGCTGCTCATGAAAGGTGATTTACAAAAATTTTGGGAGCATCGCATTGCCAAATCGGCTAAACCCATGAAAGCAAGGATCAATCTCACATTCAGGAAAGTGGCATAG
- a CDS encoding SRPBCC family protein → MKTELLLNFTVDKENKKIHVEREFAASIAKVWAAWTQKELLEQWWAPKPWKARTKEMDFSEGGHWLYAMVGPEGEEHWARMDYKSITAQKSYSALDFFCDENGKPSDFLPGSQWLTSFKETSNNTIVDVLLTFNELSDLEKHIEMGFKEGFLMAFENLDEVLEHQQ, encoded by the coding sequence ATGAAGACTGAACTGTTGTTGAATTTTACCGTTGATAAGGAAAATAAAAAAATTCATGTGGAGCGGGAATTTGCCGCTTCGATAGCCAAAGTCTGGGCTGCTTGGACGCAAAAAGAGTTGCTGGAACAATGGTGGGCGCCAAAGCCCTGGAAAGCCAGAACGAAAGAAATGGATTTCAGCGAAGGAGGACACTGGTTGTATGCAATGGTCGGCCCGGAAGGTGAAGAGCATTGGGCACGAATGGATTACAAATCGATTACCGCGCAAAAATCCTATTCAGCCCTGGATTTTTTCTGTGACGAAAATGGTAAACCGAGCGATTTTCTTCCTGGCTCACAATGGCTTACGTCCTTCAAGGAAACCAGTAATAACACAATCGTGGATGTTTTGCTGACATTCAACGAACTTTCAGATCTTGAAAAACACATTGAAATGGGTTTCAAAGAGGGTTTCCTAATGGCATTCGAAAATCTCGACGAAGTGCTGGAACATCAGCAATAA
- a CDS encoding ArsR/SmtB family transcription factor, which translates to MPKEFRRDVFQAIADPTRRAILGMIALQAMTPNALAEHFDTSRQAVSKHIKILTECQLIRQESSGREIYYHFNAKRMREVDQWLEQFKKLWEDRFNQLDQVLHNLKPNDYED; encoded by the coding sequence ATGCCCAAGGAGTTTAGAAGAGATGTATTTCAGGCTATTGCAGATCCCACGCGCAGGGCGATATTGGGCATGATTGCTTTGCAGGCGATGACACCCAATGCGTTGGCCGAACATTTTGATACCAGCCGACAGGCTGTTTCAAAACATATAAAAATACTGACCGAGTGCCAGTTGATCAGGCAAGAGTCTTCTGGAAGGGAAATTTATTATCATTTCAATGCAAAGCGAATGAGGGAAGTAGACCAGTGGCTCGAACAGTTCAAAAAGCTTTGGGAAGATCGATTTAATCAGCTAGACCAAGTATTACATAACTTAAAACCAAATGATTATGAAGACTGA
- a CDS encoding ArsR/SmtB family transcription factor, producing MSIEARRDVFQAIADPTRRQIISLVAHKSMNLNSIAENFDISRPAISQHIKILAECGMVVVRQEGRERFCEAKLDGLSEVSDWVDQYKQFWNAKFDALGSYLDKIQSSNPSDEESKTN from the coding sequence ATGTCCATTGAAGCAAGAAGGGATGTTTTTCAGGCCATAGCAGATCCTACAAGGCGACAAATTATCAGTTTGGTCGCGCATAAATCAATGAACCTTAACAGCATTGCTGAAAATTTTGATATCAGCAGGCCAGCTATTTCGCAGCATATCAAGATCCTGGCTGAATGTGGTATGGTGGTTGTGCGGCAGGAAGGCCGGGAAAGGTTTTGCGAGGCTAAACTGGATGGGCTGAGCGAAGTGTCTGACTGGGTCGATCAGTACAAACAATTCTGGAATGCGAAATTCGATGCCCTGGGAAGTTACCTGGACAAGATACAGAGTAGTAATCCGTCAGACGAAGAATCCAAAACGAATTAA
- a CDS encoding SRPBCC family protein, whose translation MEQQTQKRAGLKIVREFKAPKTLVFDAFASPESFGEWWGPAGSQLSVLRFDFRTGGSTHYKMEGNGHEMWGLFQYKNIRRDDLLEFVNSFADAEGNIITSPFPMDFPLEVFNQITLEEKDGITTLTIQGHPINATTAQEETYFSIMDNMQEGFSGTFDKLDAYLEKVQG comes from the coding sequence ATGGAACAGCAAACACAAAAAAGAGCAGGGTTGAAAATTGTACGGGAATTCAAAGCACCAAAAACGCTTGTTTTTGACGCATTTGCATCGCCAGAATCATTCGGCGAATGGTGGGGACCGGCTGGCAGCCAACTTTCCGTTTTGCGTTTTGACTTTCGTACCGGGGGCAGCACGCATTATAAAATGGAGGGAAACGGCCACGAAATGTGGGGATTATTTCAATACAAAAACATCCGGCGCGACGATTTACTTGAATTCGTCAATTCCTTTGCTGACGCGGAAGGGAATATTATCACTTCGCCATTTCCTATGGATTTTCCGTTGGAAGTCTTCAATCAGATCACATTAGAAGAAAAGGATGGAATAACCACATTGACAATCCAGGGCCATCCCATCAACGCAACAACCGCCCAGGAAGAAACCTATTTCTCAATCATGGATAATATGCAGGAAGGTTTCAGCGGAACATTTGACAAGCTGGATGCTTATTTGGAAAAGGTGCAGGGTTAA
- a CDS encoding VOC family protein has translation MIKPLYPCLWYDGNAREAADYYCSIFKSSKITSENPMVVTFELNGFKFMGLNGGPHYKFSPATSFVVECDTQEEIDYYWERLGDGGKYSQCGWLDDKFGMSWQIVPSVLSKLMSDPEKAPRVIEAFLQMSKFDIATLENA, from the coding sequence ATGATAAAGCCCCTTTACCCATGCCTTTGGTACGACGGAAATGCCCGGGAAGCAGCCGATTATTACTGTTCCATTTTTAAAAGCTCAAAAATAACCTCCGAAAATCCGATGGTTGTGACCTTCGAGTTGAACGGTTTCAAATTCATGGGCCTAAACGGCGGTCCGCATTACAAATTTTCGCCTGCCACTTCCTTCGTAGTCGAATGTGACACACAGGAAGAAATCGATTATTACTGGGAAAGGCTTGGCGACGGTGGCAAATACAGCCAATGCGGCTGGCTGGATGATAAATTCGGCATGTCGTGGCAGATTGTTCCGAGTGTATTATCTAAGCTAATGTCGGATCCGGAAAAGGCGCCGCGGGTGATAGAGGCTTTTCTGCAAATGAGTAAGTTCGATATCGCTACGCTGGAAAATGCTTGA
- a CDS encoding alpha/beta hydrolase family esterase, with translation MFKYIFPALLLISCLSAHAQLVSDSLLIESRHRVFVYDKSVKVKPGASLIFILHGSGGEPMGFAPRAAKLQAKAEAENLVLVYPAGYKKYWNECRKASTAIANKENLNEEAFFSAMIDFFSDQYKINKAQVFATGFSGGGHMSYKLALTMPDKIKAISAIVANMPTDENMDCAALNVPLPVMITNGTADETNPYNGGEVKTAGVTLGHVRATDQSFQYWAKLDGYDGMPVKSMMPDGDKNNNITVEKYTYQKKGKPEVTLLKVINGKHEFLTDFDIFEETWAFFKRQMGK, from the coding sequence ATGTTCAAGTACATTTTTCCTGCGCTGCTATTGATTTCGTGCCTTTCTGCCCATGCACAACTGGTTTCTGACTCATTATTGATTGAGAGTCGTCACCGGGTGTTTGTTTATGATAAATCCGTGAAAGTCAAACCTGGCGCCAGCCTTATTTTTATCTTGCACGGCTCGGGTGGTGAACCGATGGGTTTTGCACCGAGAGCTGCGAAATTACAGGCCAAGGCTGAGGCTGAAAATTTGGTTCTGGTTTATCCTGCTGGATATAAAAAATATTGGAATGAATGCCGGAAGGCGTCCACAGCGATCGCTAATAAGGAAAATTTGAATGAGGAAGCATTTTTCTCAGCGATGATCGACTTCTTTTCTGATCAATATAAAATCAACAAAGCCCAGGTTTTCGCAACCGGATTTTCGGGAGGCGGACATATGTCTTACAAACTGGCATTGACTATGCCTGATAAGATCAAGGCAATTTCGGCGATTGTGGCCAATATGCCTACCGATGAAAATATGGACTGCGCGGCGCTTAACGTTCCTTTACCCGTCATGATCACAAACGGAACGGCTGACGAAACCAATCCTTACAACGGCGGTGAAGTAAAAACGGCAGGCGTGACACTAGGCCATGTTCGCGCTACGGACCAATCATTCCAGTATTGGGCCAAATTGGATGGTTACGATGGCATGCCGGTAAAATCGATGATGCCGGACGGCGATAAAAACAACAACATTACCGTAGAAAAATACACTTATCAAAAGAAGGGTAAACCCGAAGTTACCTTGCTGAAAGTCATCAACGGCAAACACGAGTTCCTGACCGATTTCGATATTTTTGAAGAAACCTGGGCATTTTTTAAAAGGCAGATGGGGAAGTAA
- a CDS encoding ImuA family protein: MITIYSTSVMNQPASKSDVAKQLQKEILSLQGFKTASDGPQRSFDFGELEAAFPNQVFPTGAVHEFLSTAREDAAATTGFMMGLLGKLLEKGGACLWISMNRTLFPPAMKFFGIEPDKVIFIDLDKEQDVLWAVEESLKCDALTAVVGELNEITLTQSRRLQLAVEHSRVTGFLHRCNPRSLNTLACVSRWKVKPIPSQLEEDMPGVGFPRWHVQLLKVRNGEPGEWKLEWSGGRFNYLERKVKVLGKETMLQVG; the protein is encoded by the coding sequence TTGATAACAATTTACTCAACTTCCGTCATGAATCAGCCTGCTTCTAAAAGCGATGTTGCAAAACAGCTGCAAAAAGAAATCCTTTCTTTGCAGGGGTTCAAAACAGCATCTGACGGGCCGCAGCGTTCATTTGATTTTGGAGAGTTGGAAGCGGCCTTTCCGAATCAGGTTTTTCCAACGGGAGCAGTTCATGAATTTTTAAGCACTGCGCGGGAGGACGCGGCTGCAACAACCGGTTTCATGATGGGGCTGCTGGGGAAATTGCTGGAAAAGGGTGGGGCATGTCTATGGATCAGCATGAACCGCACACTTTTTCCTCCGGCTATGAAATTTTTCGGAATAGAGCCGGATAAGGTAATTTTTATTGATCTCGACAAAGAACAGGATGTGTTGTGGGCTGTTGAAGAGTCGTTGAAATGTGATGCACTCACCGCCGTCGTGGGGGAATTGAATGAGATAACATTAACTCAGTCAAGGCGCTTGCAGCTGGCTGTGGAGCATAGCCGTGTAACTGGATTTCTCCATCGCTGTAATCCCAGGAGCCTGAATACACTGGCATGTGTATCCAGGTGGAAAGTAAAGCCCATTCCAAGTCAACTGGAAGAGGATATGCCGGGTGTAGGCTTTCCCCGCTGGCACGTCCAACTCCTAAAAGTCCGCAACGGGGAGCCTGGCGAGTGGAAACTGGAATGGTCCGGCGGCCGGTTTAACTATCTGGAACGGAAGGTGAAGGTTTTGGGAAAGGAGACAATGCTGCAAGTTGGTTGA
- a CDS encoding sugar phosphate isomerase/epimerase family protein has translation MKKSILLFKSACLLIACFTWTAMNHWPPRDWKLGVALYTFNPFSFSGQLAKADSAGLKYVEGFTFAKAGPELKDSIMMKLSPSGIAQLKTMLDKTNLKMESIYLVGGKTVNDWKREFEIAKQFKVKYVTAEPPVKMWDSIDSLAGVYGMKLAIHNHWKGTSAYWHPDSTLAALKGHPNFGVCADLGHMPKSGINPVDALKKLEGHIIAIHLKDIAAYNDPKLVDVVAGTGVIDFPAVFKELERQNFKGHIIIERDRQEKPTNLQSVIQTVQYYNKTLGLK, from the coding sequence ATGAAAAAATCTATATTGTTATTCAAATCTGCCTGCTTGTTGATTGCCTGTTTCACATGGACAGCTATGAACCACTGGCCGCCGCGCGACTGGAAGCTCGGCGTGGCGCTTTATACTTTTAATCCGTTCTCTTTCTCCGGGCAGTTGGCCAAAGCAGACAGCGCTGGCCTGAAATATGTAGAGGGCTTCACCTTTGCAAAAGCCGGTCCTGAATTGAAGGATTCGATTATGATGAAATTGTCGCCCTCGGGAATAGCCCAACTCAAAACAATGCTGGATAAAACCAACCTGAAAATGGAAAGCATTTACCTCGTGGGGGGCAAAACGGTGAATGACTGGAAAAGGGAATTCGAGATAGCAAAACAATTCAAGGTGAAATACGTGACCGCTGAGCCGCCTGTAAAAATGTGGGACAGCATCGACAGCCTTGCCGGTGTTTACGGAATGAAACTCGCCATTCACAACCACTGGAAAGGGACCAGCGCTTACTGGCATCCCGATTCAACCCTGGCGGCATTAAAAGGTCATCCTAACTTTGGCGTTTGCGCTGACCTGGGCCATATGCCTAAAAGCGGCATTAATCCAGTGGACGCATTGAAGAAGCTGGAAGGTCACATTATCGCGATCCATCTTAAAGACATTGCCGCTTACAATGATCCAAAACTTGTGGATGTGGTCGCAGGAACCGGCGTAATCGACTTCCCTGCTGTTTTTAAAGAGTTGGAAAGACAGAATTTTAAGGGTCACATCATTATCGAACGTGATCGCCAGGAGAAGCCGACAAATCTGCAATCGGTCATTCAGACCGTTCAATATTATAACAAAACGCTGGGATTAAAATAA